Part of the Trichoplusia ni isolate ovarian cell line Hi5 chromosome 16, tn1, whole genome shotgun sequence genome, atgggttcgaaactagtcgggatacTCCGACGAATACGCATGAGTAAGCCGTTATTACATCAATAGTGTTTATAATAACCTGACTGACATATTGATAACACAAATTCATAAATACATACTTTAGGCAGCATTACCATGCTCATCCTGGATAGTATATTTTAGTGCTAGACTACAAAAAACACAGTTTCAgtataaaaacacattaaaaaagaatataggTACACTATATTAAGACAAGTTTAAAGATACATAAAGTATATTAAAGAATTTCTGTTTGACCTACAAatcaacaacaataataaaatgtggaGTAGAAAAGTGGGTAGTTGattgaaatcattttataataccCTAAGTGGGTAATTATTTGCTAAGGTTAAGGTATTGATTTGCTAATGATGGTAAGAATCAAAGTGAAGTAAATCAACTTAGTTAAAAATTGAGGTCTTTATATGGTCATGGGATCAAGGAGTCTGACATGTAAGTAATggatttttaaagtaaatagctatgaataaaaacaattagcTCCCTTTACTTATTTAAGATTtgcaacaaattattatttcacttaattatgaattttaataaaaataaaaaatgtcattataataatagttttaatttgcaACCTCAACAAGAATCACACACAAGATGTTCTTAGTTTTGGGCTCAAAGTAAATTATGTCAAGGTTACATTAAAACACtggataaaaaaaactacttactaTTTATTAAGTCATACCTTTTTCTGACTGGCTGTATGTGGCTTTCTTTTGCTTGATACGGCTGGAGTTGTTCTACACCTTACTGCTTTCTTAACTTCAGTTTGAGCTTTTGATGTGGTAGCCGTGTCAACTTCTTTTAATGCTGACCATTCTTCTCTCAGACGAATTCTCTCAGCTATAGCAGAACGACGCTGGAAAAAGAGGTTGGTATATAAATTACATCTATCTTTTTTAcgatcagttttttttttgaggcaAATAGCTGTGTTTTTCGGAATAAGTGTTGTAATAGTAATATAAAAGAATGTTCTGATCTTTTAAACactgtgttgttttgtttacaattggCTTCGATTGTAAGTATCTTTTGATTGTCGGATTTTGAGCGCCTGGATTCTGCGTAATAATTAACCaattactaaaaacattttgaattgttaataaatcaaaactcaCATTTTCTTTGTAATCTTTGATAATAATACCAAGACATTTACATGACATGACAATCTTATCATAATCGTAAACAGCTGTTAGcagacacaaataaaaaacgataaTTTTGGCGCCTTTGGCATAAAACCTCCTTGGTTTTGATCTCGTAAAGTAGGTGATAGTATTATTTAACTTACCAGACCAGCTGCGTTTCTACTGTTTTCCTTATTCattctgaataaatattaaatcccAGGTTTCATGTATCACAGAACAGGTACTAACATCACAACCAGATATGTTTCACCAATTGCGTATAGAGAAAACCTCTTTCTTGCGCtaaattcatacataaaaaTCTTCGTTTTTAcagctttaaaacaaaattaaataaataataaatagaagtaCGAATTCAAGTCGTAACAAGTTTACTGTTCacgtcaatttatttacaaacttgtTGGCAGTTGTCGGAGTGAAGTTCGTGAGAATCGTTAACTTCAGGCTTTAGTTATTTGGTCATTCAGCTTTAAATACCAGCCTTTTTAGCGCTGCATTGttcttgtttaataatattagttcttgggattgtaactttttaatgcttattagtaagtaagtatttaaataattatgtcaagTTATTTCAACGATACTTTATTCACAGCCAACGCATAACTTGGAACTATAATACAAtggtaaaaacgaaaaaatatattataacaatgttGCATTAAGAAGAAGACTGTACTTCAAAAAGACTCTTTAAAGTAAATCCTTCTTTCAGTGGTTCTATGGCCAGTCCTAGATAAGGGCTATAGACTGGTGGGCTTTCCGATTCGCCTTTGTTTTGGGCTAGTTGTGATGCTAGGTATAAGTTGGGGCCCATTTCCCCTCGAGGCTCTCCGATTTCTTCTAGTTCATCTATATCGTCTGTTGATGGTCTTGTGTTCTGCGAATatcaagaaaattttattatttaagtaggtTTAGCTTCAGCCGGCATCAACAAGCTTTCATTAATAGTAcctacgatatttttttctactagcAACAAAAAAGACTTTGGGCTGTTGATCATTTAGAATTTTGCTTTCTTTCGTTTTAatattcaacatattttttttcgtagttttttacAGTTACAACTATAGTAAATGTATGATTTTACCTCATTATTCCAAGTAACTTCAATCCCGAATATAGGCTTTTCAGTATAAGCTTGATGTAGTGCTTTTAATTCAGTGAGTAAAGGACGCAGTCTTTCACGAGGGTCGGCTCTGAACCCCAACACGTAACCTCCAGATGTTGGACGCACTACAAACACTAATGCTTCCCCGAATTTTGAGTCTTTGATGGCGATCTGTAATTATAGGGAgatattttccataaaatacTATATACTACTATAGCATATGTATATGTTGACTACTATAACTTGCaatatatattttgacaaaatttgaGTGTGAAACGCAATCCATATAGCATTTTTTCAATCGTTTTTGTCGTTGTGTCAAGTGTGTATCGAGAACTTTATATTAGAACAATTCAATGAAATAGTTAATGGAACTGTTATAGAGAAAGATGTTCATTGGTTACGATATACACGCAGCTCGGCCAAGCTTTTTCCAATGCCTTCATATGACATGTCCAAATCGTCAGCCGTCCATCCGAGTGAGAGGGGAAGAGCTATATAAGTTGTAAATCTCCATCTTTGTACCTCGAACGTGTATTTAATATGTTGTGGCGTTTACTTACTTTATAATTACGACTAAGTGCTTTAACTTACATTTTCGATGGTTATGTAAGGCATGGATACATTGAAGGCATCATTGATGTCCGCGAACCAGACGACTCTAACGTTTGTGACCACCAAGGTCCCGAGGTTTCCGGAGTCACTCGATAGATTCCAAATACTGTGCTCGCTTAGACATatctgaaatatatttgaaattttatcgtttttttctTTGCCTATGCCGATGCCAATTTTCCTTTTGTCATCCAGTttcaaatttgatatttattaaaaaaagtaatgcTACAATGGATTGGCGTCTAAAAATGTATCTAACGACAGTTTCATCCTTATGTATTcgaattaatgtaaaaataaacgtaCTTGTTCTAGAGGCAGCATTCTCAAATGCTTGTTGTGGATAATTGCACCTCTTAGCTTGAGGTCTCGATACATTCGGGAGCCAGCGTAGgctctgtaaataaatatattatattcttaataCACTTATACTGACATCAAAAATTGATGTTACTCTAAATATCTTACTATGTCTTGCTTGTACAAACCCTTCTTACAAAATgcctctttaaaaaaaaataatatttcgtttaaTGCGACACGCTGTTTGTGAGTAATATACGATTTACTTAAAGCTAAATTCCAActtaatacttacttaaatactCCGGCTACAGAAGTGTAATGCCTCACACAGTTTGGCGATAAATTTGTGAATATAAATTCATATCTATTAGTCTTGTACGCTGCTAACACATTCAGAGCCTGTGTCGTCCCTCGAAGGCCCGAGTTCACGACTTTTGTATTTGTTGACAATATACAGTTGAGACCAATagctgaaaaataatattacaattaagaCCAATTTAGATTGGACCTAGTGTCAACCCTTGAGGAATCCTTTTGTTCATGCATTCATTGTTGGATTCTTTGTTTCGGAATTCAggagttttgtatttaaaatacttaaatttaagcTTCAATGAAATCGATATTGTCATTTATACCCATTCATATCATCGTTAGTTTCAAAATAGTTATGTTTACAATACTGAATCATATATTCAACGTATCAAAGGCCTTAATGAGTTCACAATAAACCTGAATTAACGAACGATTggtttataattgaaatacgCAACGCGAATGCAGTAAAGGCATTTCTAATTTCATTCATGAGCGATGCACCCTTTTATACAGAGCGATTACTAATTGATTTTCCTAGAATGGTTATTTTGGGAATATTGGTCGATAATTCGATAATTGCTTATCggaaaactgttttattaaaaatattttgctttcacTTTCACTACTGTGTGGCTTTATGAATATAACTTGAATTTTAGTGGAACCCCGCGCGACAGAAGGATTCCTCGGTGCACTAGtcgatttttttgtaagtttaaatGCGTTGCAGGTCTGAATGCGAAgcttttatgtatttattagtaAGCACATCAGTGTGACTTCTACCGCGGTATCCATCAAATATTTAGACATTACGTACTGTGAAATGATTTACGACTTAATACGTTTTAGCACACCCTAATAAACTATTGAGCAATGAGgatcttttcttattttgtcaaattaattttgtattaaattaccTACGACAGGTTGAGaatcaaaataatgaattttctaCCCTATCAGAAGTCAATAGAGCTCATATTTCAAGTTAGTTTGATTAAAT contains:
- the LOC113501828 gene encoding Bardet-Biedl syndrome 5 protein homolog, which codes for MSKTKTGAVWEDREVLFDLPFAYLRLRPGEKIFDRIEPIEDTKGNSGTKGRMVVTNLRIIWHSMASPRINLSIGLNCILSTNTKVVNSGLRGTTQALNVLAAYKTNRYEFIFTNLSPNCVRHYTSVAGVFKAYAGSRMYRDLKLRGAIIHNKHLRMLPLEQICLSEHSIWNLSSDSGNLGTLVVTNVRVVWFADINDAFNVSMPYITIENIAIKDSKFGEALVFVVRPTSGGYVLGFRADPRERLRPLLTELKALHQAYTEKPIFGIEVTWNNENTRPSTDDIDELEEIGEPRGEMGPNLYLASQLAQNKGESESPPVYSPYLGLAIEPLKEGFTLKSLFEVQSSS